From a single Alloactinosynnema sp. L-07 genomic region:
- a CDS encoding CoA ester lyase: protein MSESTLPDTGSAPRPRRSVLYMPGANERALEKAKTLPADALILDLEDSVAPDAKAEGRERVCAAVANGGYGNRELTIRINGLGTQWHADDLRAAAKAGPAAVVVPKVNSATEVHAIERALEAAGAPDHTAIWAMVETPIAMLRAHDIAAASERLTVFVMGTNDLAKELHAEHVPGRAPLLGGLSLALLAARATGKVILDGVYNDVKDLDGFAAECLQGRQFGFDGKTLIHPGQIEPCNQAFAPSEAEVAQSRKIIEAFEAAAAEGRGVVTVDGRMIENLHVDNARRILAVAAAIDDLG, encoded by the coding sequence GTGAGTGAGTCGACGCTGCCTGACACCGGTTCGGCACCGCGCCCCCGCCGGTCGGTCCTCTACATGCCGGGCGCCAACGAGCGCGCGCTGGAGAAGGCCAAGACCCTGCCCGCCGACGCGCTGATCCTCGATCTGGAGGACTCCGTGGCCCCCGACGCCAAGGCCGAGGGGCGCGAGCGGGTCTGCGCGGCCGTCGCGAACGGCGGCTACGGCAACCGCGAGCTGACCATCCGGATCAACGGCCTTGGCACCCAGTGGCACGCCGACGACCTGCGGGCCGCCGCCAAGGCCGGGCCCGCCGCCGTCGTGGTCCCGAAGGTCAACAGCGCCACCGAGGTGCACGCCATCGAGCGCGCGCTGGAGGCCGCGGGCGCCCCCGACCACACCGCGATCTGGGCGATGGTCGAGACGCCCATCGCCATGCTGCGCGCCCATGACATCGCCGCGGCGTCCGAGCGGCTGACGGTGTTCGTCATGGGCACCAACGACCTGGCCAAGGAACTGCACGCCGAGCACGTGCCCGGCCGCGCGCCGCTGCTGGGCGGGCTGTCGCTGGCGCTGCTGGCGGCCAGGGCGACCGGCAAGGTCATCCTCGACGGCGTCTACAACGACGTGAAGGACCTCGACGGCTTCGCCGCGGAATGCCTGCAGGGCAGGCAGTTCGGCTTCGACGGCAAGACGCTGATCCACCCCGGCCAGATCGAGCCGTGCAACCAGGCCTTCGCTCCGTCCGAGGCCGAGGTCGCCCAGTCGCGCAAGATCATCGAGGCGTTCGAGGCGGCCGCCGCCGAGGGGCGCGGCGTGGTCACCGTGGACGGCCGAATGATCGAGAACCTGCACGTCGACAACGCCCGCCGGATCCTCGCCGTCGCCGCCGCGATCGACGATCTGGGCTGA
- a CDS encoding CoA ester lyase: MRSPKDFFRPLAVGAPEPVREIPFRPSRMIHFFDPSNEKMAAKVPDMAAQADVVLGNLEDAVRADRKEAAREGLVKIARATDFGDTQLWTRVNSLDSPWVLDDLVTLVTEVGDKLDVIMVPKVEGAHDIHYVDRLLAQLEARAGLERPLLVHAILETASGVANVEEIATASPRMQGISLGPADLAASRRMKTTRVGGGHPGYLVRTDPVGDDLTEGRTTYQQDLWHYTVARMVDACAGAGILPYYGPFGDIADVVACEDQFRNAFLLGCVGAWSLHPKQIAIAKKVFSPAPEDVAWARRVIAAMGDGTGAVMIDGKMQDDATVKQCRVVAELADALAARDPELASAYDTATKEALASE; the protein is encoded by the coding sequence ATGCGTTCACCGAAGGACTTCTTCCGCCCGCTCGCGGTAGGTGCGCCCGAGCCGGTGCGGGAGATCCCGTTCCGGCCGTCGCGCATGATCCACTTCTTCGACCCGAGCAACGAGAAGATGGCCGCGAAGGTGCCGGACATGGCCGCGCAGGCCGACGTCGTCCTCGGCAACCTGGAAGACGCCGTGCGCGCCGACCGCAAGGAGGCCGCGCGCGAGGGTCTGGTGAAGATCGCCAGGGCCACCGACTTCGGCGACACCCAGCTGTGGACCAGGGTCAACAGCCTCGACTCGCCGTGGGTCCTCGACGACCTGGTCACCCTGGTCACCGAGGTCGGCGACAAGCTCGACGTGATCATGGTCCCGAAGGTCGAGGGCGCCCACGACATCCACTACGTCGACCGGCTGCTGGCCCAGCTCGAGGCCCGTGCGGGCCTGGAGCGGCCGCTGCTGGTGCACGCCATCCTGGAGACCGCCAGCGGCGTGGCCAATGTCGAGGAGATCGCCACCGCGAGCCCGCGCATGCAGGGCATCTCGCTGGGCCCGGCCGACCTCGCCGCGAGCCGCCGGATGAAGACCACCAGGGTCGGCGGCGGCCACCCCGGCTACCTCGTGCGCACCGACCCCGTCGGCGACGATCTGACCGAGGGCCGCACCACATACCAGCAGGACCTGTGGCACTACACCGTCGCGCGCATGGTCGACGCCTGCGCGGGCGCGGGGATCCTGCCGTACTACGGCCCGTTCGGCGACATCGCCGACGTCGTGGCCTGCGAGGACCAGTTCCGCAACGCCTTCCTGCTCGGCTGCGTCGGCGCGTGGAGCCTGCACCCCAAGCAGATCGCCATCGCCAAGAAGGTCTTCTCCCCGGCCCCGGAGGACGTCGCGTGGGCGCGGCGGGTCATCGCGGCGATGGGTGACGGCACGGGCGCGGTCATGATCGACGGCAAGATGCAGGACGACGCCACGGTGAAGCAGTGCCGCGTCGTGGCCGAACTCGCCGACGCCCTCGCCGCGCGCGACCCCGAGTTGGCCTCCGCCTACGACACCGCCACCAAGGAGGCGCTGGCCAGTGAGTGA
- a CDS encoding aminoglycoside phosphotransferase family protein, which yields MLTVPADFADGFTEPDELRWIADLPDLATRCARRWDLTPDGEPNYGYVALVVPVRRADGSPAVLKLPWPHEEAEHEALTLSLWDGDGAVRLLAHEPSDWSMLLERLDPDTSLLDVPITEAIEVVAGLARRLDRPSPAVVRHVRTTAEQWADELAASDCAVPRELVEQAVAYCRELAPRAGNRLVNEDLHYENVLRGEREPWLVIDPKPIAGDPEFGVLALLWNRIDDPRARLDAVVAAMDLDHDLARRWSFVRAVETWVDEEDSPGARAVALALAE from the coding sequence GTGCTCACCGTGCCCGCCGACTTCGCCGACGGCTTCACCGAACCCGACGAACTCCGCTGGATCGCCGACCTGCCCGACCTCGCCACCCGCTGCGCCCGCCGCTGGGACCTGACGCCGGACGGCGAGCCGAACTACGGATACGTCGCCCTCGTCGTCCCGGTCCGGCGCGCGGACGGCTCCCCCGCGGTCCTGAAACTTCCCTGGCCGCACGAGGAAGCCGAACACGAGGCGCTCACACTGTCCCTTTGGGACGGAGACGGCGCGGTCCGGCTGCTCGCCCACGAGCCGTCGGACTGGTCGATGCTGCTCGAACGGCTCGACCCCGACACCTCCCTGCTCGACGTCCCGATCACCGAGGCGATCGAGGTCGTGGCGGGCCTGGCGCGCAGGCTCGACCGCCCCTCGCCCGCCGTCGTGCGCCACGTCCGGACCACCGCCGAACAATGGGCGGACGAACTCGCCGCCAGCGACTGCGCGGTGCCCCGCGAACTAGTCGAACAGGCCGTCGCGTACTGCCGCGAACTGGCGCCGAGAGCGGGAAACCGGCTGGTCAACGAGGACCTGCACTACGAGAACGTGCTGCGCGGCGAGCGGGAACCGTGGCTGGTGATCGACCCGAAGCCGATCGCGGGCGACCCGGAGTTCGGCGTGCTCGCCCTGCTGTGGAACCGCATAGACGACCCACGCGCCCGCCTCGACGCCGTGGTCGCCGCGATGGACCTCGACCACGACCTCGCCCGCCGATGGTCGTTCGTCCGGGCGGTCGAGACCTGGGTCGACGAAGAGGACAGCCCCGGAGCCAGGGCCGTCGCACTCGCACTCGCCGAGTAG